ATCCGGGTATTCTTTATTATCCATTCATTCTGGTGTATGAGCTAATGAAACAATTGTTGAATTTTTTAAATCCTTTTCAGCTGATGTTATGAATCTATTTTCAGCATCTTTACCATATGATTCTGCTTGGTCTGTATCAACACCTATAACTTTTCAAGAATTGTCATAACTGATTGCGTCTGAGGTTTGAGAACCAGCAACTGGCATTAAAACATTTGGTTTGACAGATTTAGATGTATCTTTCAAATTATCTAGTACTAATTTTGATTGTCCAATTAAAAAACTATTTGAAAATCACGTTGTGTCATCTTTAGATTTGGGTCATCCATTTTGAGCTTTTCTAACAGTTACTTTTGTTGCTATATCTTTGTCAATATTAAAATTTTCTAAAAATTGATCATTTGTTTTTAATTGATTGAAAACATCTATTGAAGCCAAGTAACCGACTATAAAGTTGTCAACTGATGCAGGGTTAGATACTCCTCCAAATGCTCCTAAAGATAACGTATTATTAGTATAGTTACCATTATTTAGAGAATAGATAATTGATGCCATTCCTGCATAAAACCCTGAAACATCTCCTCTAAAAACAACTCCAATTTCATTATTAGCAGCGCTGTTTGAATCTAAAATTATTGTTGAACCTGAATTTTCCATTACTTTTGCAGCCTGGTGGTCACCCTCTCCTGGCATAGCATGGTGAAAACCTGGAAGTAATAAAGTTTTTGCATTATTACTCTTAGCTGTTTTGTAAGCTCTTTTCATAGTTTTTGGTGCAGTTGAATCAGGTTGAATATAACCAATTTTTAGATCCTTGCCCAAAATTTCTTTAACAAACTCTGTTCCAGCTTCATATGCTGATTGATTAAACGATTTATCATCAATCTTACCTGCATCAGTTACTAAATATATTTCACCAAAATGTTTCTCAGTTCCGCAAGAAACAACGGTTGTTAAACTTGTACTTATTATTGTTGTGCTTAACAGTGATAACAATAGTTTTTTCATCTTTACTCCTTCTAAACAAAGAAAAAGAGGTTTTTTAGTACTAAAAAACCCCCACGCTTATAGTCTGAGGATAGGTCCAAAGGCAGGTCGACAACCCATTATGTTGTCATGTATAAGTTTTTCTATTCAATTGTTTAAATTATTATAACTTTTTTTTATTCAAAAAAAAGCAAAAACAAAAAAAACACCTTTTGGTGTTAAAATTATTATTTTTTAATTTCTTTTTTAACTTTTGTTAATCCTGTTCATTTACCCTTTGACATATTCTCTTTCAAGTGTTTATTAGCCTTAAATTTAA
This is a stretch of genomic DNA from Mesoplasma coleopterae. It encodes these proteins:
- a CDS encoding BMP family ABC transporter substrate-binding protein; the protein is MKKLLLSLLSTTIISTSLTTVVSCGTEKHFGEIYLVTDAGKIDDKSFNQSAYEAGTEFVKEILGKDLKIGYIQPDSTAPKTMKRAYKTAKSNNAKTLLLPGFHHAMPGEGDHQAAKVMENSGSTIILDSNSAANNEIGVVFRGDVSGFYAGMASIIYSLNNGNYTNNTLSLGAFGGVSNPASVDNFIVGYLASIDVFNQLKTNDQFLENFNIDKDIATKVTVRKAQNGWPKSKDDTTWFSNSFLIGQSKLVLDNLKDTSKSVKPNVLMPVAGSQTSDAISYDNSWKVIGVDTDQAESYGKDAENRFITSAEKDLKNSTIVSLAHTPEWMDNKEYPDILEKVGLKYSDKIQLTKEVKKEDGTSTFEDIDIKAKESWTGMDVWVNGTMSSGGANLLDDSLANKIKEYFTPQALTEASKLLFSKYINGVIPSSGTIIAVEPVADYAKTVIDNLETQPESGKE